A single Mesomycoplasma ovipneumoniae DNA region contains:
- a CDS encoding IS3 family transposase, translating to MKQYKFTIEEKFKYIKIAESRGLKNAILDFAEEFREIYKNKSKSKKADKEWMLHIYANNLIRNWQKKFYNNDMKSLISTRGKIKSPRKPKKKYTINDLSENDREVYQEIMENVLRRYGIDPAIVLEELKKRKQEQEKDKNKIENSTRICSVFNINRTSIYEKIRVKKPPKKMIYDEKLLEWIRENFHLNRKVKGRDILYNIYINQGNYVSTYVFQKHYEFLGLKSIAYKRQGKPAPKEKKFTRIWTEDHIKGEFSSENFGEKWFADIKFIKINNEWFYLHSIIETKSNYLLNFSISKTRFSEETINLVKQTIKKYNIKPKFFHSDHGVEYANYKFANFLKQNGIQQSMSPKGNALANRPIEYFYAVFQRELINIEGQNFENVAIAYQKISSFIHWYNYERPQSCLSYKTPSYYMR from the coding sequence ATGAAACAATACAAATTCACAATTGAAGAGAAATTTAAATACATCAAAATTGCCGAATCTAGAGGCTTAAAAAACGCAATTTTGGATTTTGCAGAAGAATTTAGAGAAATTTACAAAAACAAATCTAAAAGTAAAAAAGCGGATAAAGAATGAATGTTGCATATATACGCTAATAATTTGATAAGAAATTGGCAAAAAAAGTTTTATAATAATGATATGAAAAGTTTAATTAGTACTCGTGGAAAAATCAAATCTCCACGCAAACCAAAGAAGAAATATACAATTAACGACCTTTCTGAAAATGATCGTGAAGTTTATCAAGAGATAATGGAGAATGTTCTTAGAAGATACGGAATTGACCCCGCAATTGTTCTTGAGGAACTCAAAAAACGAAAACAAGAGCAAGAAAAAGATAAAAACAAAATCGAAAATTCCACTAGAATTTGTAGTGTTTTTAACATTAATCGCACTTCTATTTATGAGAAAATAAGGGTAAAAAAACCACCAAAGAAAATGATTTATGATGAAAAATTACTTGAGTGAATTCGTGAAAATTTCCATTTGAATCGAAAGGTAAAAGGCCGAGACATCCTATATAATATTTACATAAATCAGGGAAATTATGTAAGCACGTACGTGTTTCAAAAACACTACGAATTTTTAGGATTAAAATCAATTGCTTATAAAAGGCAAGGAAAACCGGCGCCAAAAGAGAAAAAGTTTACACGAATTTGGACTGAAGATCATATCAAAGGTGAATTTTCCTCAGAAAATTTTGGTGAAAAATGGTTTGCTGATATTAAATTTATCAAAATTAACAACGAATGATTTTACCTACACTCAATTATTGAAACAAAATCCAATTACTTGCTCAATTTTTCGATTTCTAAAACAAGATTTTCAGAAGAAACTATAAACTTAGTGAAACAAACAATTAAAAAGTATAATATTAAACCAAAATTTTTCCATTCAGATCATGGTGTGGAATATGCAAACTACAAATTTGCTAATTTTTTGAAGCAAAATGGTATCCAACAATCAATGTCACCAAAAGGAAATGCTCTTGCAAACCGCCCTATTGAATATTTTTATGCAGTTTTTCAACGCGAATTAATTAATATTGAGGGTCAAAATTTTGAAAATGTGGCTATTGCTTATCAAAAAATAAGTTCATTTATTCATTGGTATAACTATGAAAGACCTCAAAGTTGCTTATCATATAAAACTCCAAGTTATTATATGAGGTAA
- a CDS encoding DUF2130 domain-containing protein, with the protein MEIKKNNEIKVKLINKETLTYQLLEDAKKGDWFSLVSEVQNYIDDQTKKKLSEYTVQIRNDIYANDLEIKKIKEENKNLREEIGKLKGQNDKVKADLSLKHSEEITQKEVAIAEMEGTIKQLQEKIKGMEENQDNIIKKKEADLSLAQSKVNEQFKQDTEKQLREQLRKEITEEQEKRIADAKTWYEDSLKAKDTEINDLNDELNKYKYKNISSKQIGENLENWILERYRDVFPFGKDDNDSVVVELKKDTVNIKDEPGEKATKSDFIFTINDQSRNVETKIILEAKSESKEKSGKQKNKDFFKKIEADRIKKKASYAILVTELEPEKYFTIDVAPNYEKIFICRPHFYLALLMLLKSIILKENKLEIQSQSLEDASKIIQKFDEWKEKTLKASINKINTKAERSRSLAERIIKDASEIQENLNKIVDDYLNKLTQKIDAFKITKIAEKIDEINKNNPNL; encoded by the coding sequence ATGGAAATAAAGAAAAACAATGAAATAAAAGTCAAATTAATTAATAAAGAAACACTAACATACCAACTTCTAGAGGATGCCAAAAAAGGCGATTGATTTTCCCTTGTAAGTGAAGTTCAAAATTATATAGACGATCAAACAAAAAAGAAATTAAGTGAATATACTGTCCAAATCCGCAACGATATTTATGCAAATGATCTTGAAATTAAAAAAATAAAAGAGGAAAATAAAAATCTTAGAGAGGAAATTGGAAAATTAAAAGGCCAAAATGATAAGGTAAAAGCAGACTTAAGTTTAAAACATTCGGAAGAAATTACTCAAAAAGAAGTTGCAATTGCTGAAATGGAAGGGACAATTAAACAATTGCAAGAAAAAATTAAAGGTATGGAAGAAAACCAGGATAACATTATTAAGAAAAAGGAAGCAGATCTTTCACTTGCTCAATCTAAAGTAAATGAGCAATTTAAGCAAGATACTGAGAAACAATTGCGAGAACAATTGCGAAAAGAAATAACTGAAGAACAAGAAAAAAGAATTGCTGATGCAAAAACATGATATGAAGACTCCCTTAAGGCAAAAGATACCGAAATAAACGACCTAAATGATGAATTAAATAAATATAAATATAAAAATATTAGTTCAAAACAAATAGGAGAAAATCTTGAAAACTGAATTTTAGAAAGGTATAGAGACGTTTTCCCTTTTGGTAAAGACGACAATGATTCAGTTGTTGTTGAACTAAAAAAAGATACTGTAAATATTAAGGATGAACCAGGAGAAAAAGCAACAAAATCCGACTTTATTTTTACAATTAATGATCAAAGCCGCAATGTTGAAACAAAAATCATTTTAGAAGCAAAATCTGAATCAAAAGAAAAATCTGGAAAACAAAAAAACAAAGATTTTTTCAAAAAAATTGAGGCAGACCGTATAAAGAAAAAAGCTAGCTATGCAATTTTAGTAACAGAACTCGAGCCTGAGAAATACTTTACAATTGATGTTGCCCCTAATTATGAAAAAATTTTCATTTGCCGTCCGCATTTTTATTTAGCGCTTTTAATGCTTTTAAAATCAATAATTCTAAAAGAAAATAAATTAGAGATTCAAAGTCAAAGTCTTGAAGATGCAAGTAAAATCATTCAAAAGTTTGATGAATGAAAAGAAAAAACACTAAAAGCATCAATAAACAAAATTAACACTAAAGCAGAAAGAAGTAGATCATTAGCAGAAAGAATTATCAAGGATGCAAGCGAAATTCAAGAGAACCTTAATAAAATTGTTGATGACTATTTAAATAAATTAACACAAAAAATTGATGCATTTAAAATTACTAAAATAGCTGAAAAAATTGACGAAATTAATAAAAATAACCCTAATTTATAA